The stretch of DNA TTATCATGCTCTGCAGGCTTTCACTTCCGTCTGCAACTAAGCAGCTTCTGATCGTGGCCGCAGGAAGTGCAGTATCACTGGTGATACCGGTAATGATACGAAAAATGAAATTTTTAAAGGATCTTACATGGGCTTATGCCGGAATTGGTATTGTACTTCTGGCGGCAGTTCTTGTTCTGGCAAGCACAAGCTACGGTGCAAAGCTTTCTCTTATGGGAATCCAGCCTTCCGAGGTGATCAAGATAACCTTCGTATTTTTTATGGCATCACTTCTGTGTACCAAGGTGGATTTTCGCAAAGTAGTACTGGCTACGATCGTTGCAGTGATCCATGTAGGGATCCTGGTCCTTTCCAGGGATCTGGGTAGTGCAGTAATCTTTTTTGTCACCTACCTTGTACTGATCTATGTGGCAACGAGAAATCCGAGCTATTTATTTCTGGGACTTGGCGGAGGATGCGTTGGTTCGGTGATCGCATATCATCTTTTTGGACATGTCCGTCAGCGAGTCAGTGCCTGGAAGGATCCGATGGCTGTCTATCAAAATGAAGGTTATCAGATCGTGCAGTCTCTGTTTGCGATCGGAACCGGAGGCTGGTTTGGAATGGGACTTTGTCAGGGCTCTCCGGAGAAGATTCCGGTCGTAAAAAATGATTTTATCTTCAGTGCTATCTGCGAGGAACTGGGTGGCATTTTTGCCATCTGCCTGATTCTTGTATGCACAAGCTTTTTTCTGATGATCGTTACTATTGCACTAAAGATCAGGAATCCGTTTTATAAACTGATCGCACTGGGGCTCGGAACGGAATATGCTTTTCAGGTATTTCTGACCATTGGCGGTGCAACCAAGTTTATTCCAATGACAGGAGTTACACTTCCGCTGGTGAGTTACGGAGGCAGTTCTGTCATGTGTACCATCCTGATGCTTGCGATCATTCAGGGACTGTATATTCTGAGGGAAGATGAGGACGAACAAATTGAAACGCAGCGAAAAGAAACGATTGAAAGAAGAGGAAAGAGAGCAACGCCTGAGAGAAAGAGAAATCGCCAGACTCCGTAGAAAAAAGAACCGGCCTTTAACTTTTGTATCGGCCTTCTTTATATTGATCTTTGTCAGTCTGATCGGATATCTGGTCTATTTTGACGCCATAAAAAGCGAAGATTTTATCAACAGCCCGTACAACACCCGTCAGGATACATTTTCGGACCGGGTAGTACGTGGAAGCATCCAGTCTTCGGATGGTGAGGTCCTGGCACAGACCAATGTGTATGAAGATGGAACAGAAGAGAGAACGTATCCGTTTTCCAATATTTTTGCACATGCAGTAGGATATGATACCAATGGTAAGAGCGGTTTGGAATCTGAAGCAAATTTCCAGCTTCTCACCTCCCATTCATTTTTTCTGGAACAGATGAAAAATGAATTCCTGGGAAAAAAGAATCAGGGTGATACCGTGATCTCCAGTCTGAATGCAGATCTTCAGACAACGGCATACAATTCTCTGGGAGACCGGAGAGGAGCGGTAGTTGTACTGGAACCATCCACCGGACGTATCTTGGCTATGGTGAGCAAACCAGATTTTGATCCGAATACGATCGCACAGAACTGGGATACCCTTGTTAATGATGAAAGTAACAGCAGCCTTTTAAACCGTGCGACCAATGGAGCTTATCCGCCGGGATCAACATTTAAGATCGTCACGGCACTGGATTATTTCAGGCAAAAGGGATCACTGGAAGGATATTCCTATCTGTGTCAGGGAAGTATTACAGTGGATGACCACACGATCCAGTGTTACAATGGTACAGTACATGGACAGGAGGATTTTTATTCCGCTTTTGCACATTCCTGTAACTGTGCATTTGCAGATATGGGACTTGGTCTGGGAGGAGATACTCTGAAAAGTACTGCAGAGGATCTGCTCTTTAATAGGGCTCTTCCGCTGAATTCCTATAAAACCAGCCGCTTTACCCTTGATAAAGATTCTCCGAATGCACTTGTGATGCAGACCTCGATCGGTCAGGGTAACACTCTTGTTTCTCCGATGCATATGGCATTGATCACAAGTGCCATCGCCAATGATGGTGTACTGATGAAGCCAACGATGATCGATAAGATCGTGAATAATTCCGGTGATATGGTCAGAGAAACAGAAAAAACAGAATACAAACGTCTGATGACAAGAAATGAAGCCAATATCCTTGGAAAACTAATGAAAAATGTAGTTGAAAACGGTACGGCTTCTGCATTGAACGGGCGAGGATATACTGTTGCCGGAAAGACCGGTTCTGCGGAGTTTGATGAAAATGGCTCCAGTCATTCCTGGTTTGTGGGTTATTCTAATGTAGATGATCCGGATATCGCCATTGCAGTGATCGTGGAAAACGGCGGAACCGGAAGTGAAGCGGCAGTTCCCATTGCGGCAGATGTTTTTGATGCATATTATTTCGATTAAATTGAGAACAGTATCTGCTTCTTGCCCCTTGCCTATAAGGTGAAAAAGAGGTATACTATAGCCAGTGCAAAAGACACACGCATTACAGGAGGATTGCAATATGATAGAAGCAACAAGCTGTGGCGGTGTGGTAATTCATCGGGGTAAGATCCTGGCATTGTATAAATCCTACAGGAATCGTTATGAAGGATGGGTGCTTCCCAAAGGAACTGTAGAAAAAGGAGAGACTTTTGAGCAGACTGCTTTGCGTGAAGTAATGGAAGAAGCAGGTGTTCGGGCCTCTATCGTGAAATATATCGGCAAGAGTCAGTATAATTTCACCGTTCCGGAGGATGTGGTAATGAAAGAGGTACACTGGTATCTCATGATAGCTGATAATTATCATAGCAAACCCCAGCGAGAGGAATATTTTGTAGATTCCGGATACTATAAGTTTCATGAAATCTATCATCTTCTCCGTTTTTCCAACGAGAAGCATATCGTGGAACAGGCCTATCAGGAGTATCTGGAAATGCGAAGTGAGGGCGTCTGGGCGAAACAGCAGAAGTATTTTTAACAACAGGACAGGGCTGTGTACTTACGCAGCCCTGTTTGGCATTATAAACGGAGGTGATGGCAGATTGCTGAAATGGATGAAAAACTATTACATAGGAAATGATGTAAAAAATCCTACCAGAATAAGAGCCAGGATCACTGCTGGCAAATTTGTGCCAGATATCTACGTTGTTACTTTGTCTGATAATCCCGGAAATATTTTGGAAATTCTTCCCGCAGGCATGCTTGTACAGCGAAGCGCCAGAGACACCTGTCCTTTGATCATTGGAATGGCCAGAGGAAAATCAGGTGCTATACAGATGGCACAGGATGTGATCGAACAGGTTTATACCGAAACTGGAAATTTTAAAATAAAAGAATATCTGAAAAACAGGTGAACTAATGCTGCATATATTATGGCTGATAATAAAATGGATATTGATCCTTCTGGGGATCCTGATCGGGCTGATCTTTCTGATCCTGCTGCTTCTTTTGTTCTGTCCGATCAGATACAGAGGGAAATTAAAAAAAGACCGTACGGATAGTCTTCGTGAAATACATGCTACCGGTGAAGTGAGCTGGCTGCTTCATATAATATCTGCACAGGTATTCTGGGAGCAGGGCGTTCTGAAAACAAAAATATGTTTTTTAGGGATTCCGTTGGAAAAATTAAAAAATCTGTTTCGTAAAAAAAGGGAACCAAGAGCTCTTTCCAACTCCGGAAATCAAAATGCAAAAAAACAGACAGAGTCTTCCAGAAGCCATGAAAAGACATCAAAAAGCGAACAGCAGAACGATGCAGCAGAGTTACAAATGTCTGAGCCTCAGGAAGATACTGTTGAAGATATAAATGAAATTTCGGAAAAGGTAATAATGGAGCCGATATCGATTTCTGAAGAAATATCGGAAGATGAAAAGAAGCTTCGGACAAAGATTGCAGATTTAATTTTGAATATAGTGGGAAAAATAAAAACGGCAGTTGGAAAGCTGATCCGAATCATTCATAATTTTCTTGGAATCCCCAAAAGGATTCTGAAAAAAATTCAAAGTCTTGCATTAACAATCCGGAATTTCTGTGATAAGATAAACTGGTGGAAAGAATTTTTAGACCATCCCCGAATCAAAGAGGCTCTTTCCTTTCTGTGGAAAAATGCAAAAAAACTGATTTATCATGTGCTTCCGACAAGGATCACCGGAAAAATCACATTTGGCAATGAAGATCCGGCAGTTACAGGTATGGTATTGGCTGTATTAGGAATGACGATTCCTTTTCATAAAAACAAGATCGAAGCAGCGCCCCTTTTTGATAATGAAAATGTTCTTGAAGGAGAGATCCTGTTAAAGGGAAGGATTTACGGAATTGTAGTTCTCAAAACAGCAGCAGAGCTTTATTTCAATAAAAATATAAAATACGTCATCCACCGATGGAGACATAAGGAGGTAAAACATGGAGAAAGAGAATAATTTCAAAGATACCGTGAATTCATTATTTAAAGGAATGGATGGCTTTGTATCGGCCAAGACAGTGGTTGGCGATGCCATTCATGTAGGTGATACCATTATTCTTCCTCTGGTCGATGTATCTTTCGGCGTGGGAGCCGGAGCTTTTGAAGGGGATAAGAAGAACAACGGTGGCGGAGGTCTTGCCGGAAAGATGTCTCCCTGTGCAGTGCTTGTGATCCAGAATGGAAGCACCAAACTTGTAAACGTAAAAAATCAGGATGGTCTTACCAAAGTCCTGGATATGGTGCCGGATTTTGTGAACCGTTTTGCACCAGGTGCAGGCAATGCTGAGGATACAGACGGGAAAGAAGAGTAGTATTCCATTCAGATTTCATGCATATACTGTAATAAAAAACAGGAAATGAGCAGACAGGAGTGGGAAAGCTAACTGGTTTTATGCTGTTTTTTATTGGTGTAGGCATGGTTCTTGGTATCCTTATTACAGAGAATTTTATTGTGATCGCAATGGCAGTCGTATGTCTGCTGTGCGGATATCATATGTTTTGCAGATAAGCGGGAAGTGTGCACCTGGCATACTTCCCGCTTGTAATTTATCTGTCTTAAAGATAAAAAAACAGCCCCCGCATTCTACGGGGGCATACGATATTACTTACGCTCTTTCAACTTTTCCGGATCTTAAACAAGAAGTACATACATACATTTTCTTTGCTCCGCCGGCAGTTGTTTTTACTCTGACGGATTTAACGTTAGATTTCCACATTTTGTTGGATCTTCTATGGGAA from Blautia sp. SC05B48 encodes:
- the rpmB gene encoding 50S ribosomal protein L28, encoding MAKCAICDKGAHFGNNVSHSHRRSNKMWKSNVKSVRVKTTAGGAKKMYVCTSCLRSGKVERA
- a CDS encoding DUF2953 domain-containing protein, which translates into the protein MLHILWLIIKWILILLGILIGLIFLILLLLLFCPIRYRGKLKKDRTDSLREIHATGEVSWLLHIISAQVFWEQGVLKTKICFLGIPLEKLKNLFRKKREPRALSNSGNQNAKKQTESSRSHEKTSKSEQQNDAAELQMSEPQEDTVEDINEISEKVIMEPISISEEISEDEKKLRTKIADLILNIVGKIKTAVGKLIRIIHNFLGIPKRILKKIQSLALTIRNFCDKINWWKEFLDHPRIKEALSFLWKNAKKLIYHVLPTRITGKITFGNEDPAVTGMVLAVLGMTIPFHKNKIEAAPLFDNENVLEGEILLKGRIYGIVVLKTAAELYFNKNIKYVIHRWRHKEVKHGERE
- a CDS encoding FtsW/RodA/SpoVE family cell cycle protein, with protein sequence MINVITELSKYVILTLMIVYTFHCFYMVWRQDEEEKRELLHQQLTMIFFIDFTAFLVIYLKSMDFRVILFYIEMMIFFAAIQILYRIIYPNASLLLLNNMCMLLSVGFIMLCRLSLPSATKQLLIVAAGSAVSLVIPVMIRKMKFLKDLTWAYAGIGIVLLAAVLVLASTSYGAKLSLMGIQPSEVIKITFVFFMASLLCTKVDFRKVVLATIVAVIHVGILVLSRDLGSAVIFFVTYLVLIYVATRNPSYLFLGLGGGCVGSVIAYHLFGHVRQRVSAWKDPMAVYQNEGYQIVQSLFAIGTGGWFGMGLCQGSPEKIPVVKNDFIFSAICEELGGIFAICLILVCTSFFLMIVTIALKIRNPFYKLIALGLGTEYAFQVFLTIGGATKFIPMTGVTLPLVSYGGSSVMCTILMLAIIQGLYILREDEDEQIETQRKETIERRGKRATPERKRNRQTP
- a CDS encoding NUDIX hydrolase yields the protein MIEATSCGGVVIHRGKILALYKSYRNRYEGWVLPKGTVEKGETFEQTALREVMEEAGVRASIVKYIGKSQYNFTVPEDVVMKEVHWYLMIADNYHSKPQREEYFVDSGYYKFHEIYHLLRFSNEKHIVEQAYQEYLEMRSEGVWAKQQKYF
- a CDS encoding peptidoglycan D,D-transpeptidase FtsI family protein; translated protein: MRTNKLKRSEKKRLKEEEREQRLREREIARLRRKKNRPLTFVSAFFILIFVSLIGYLVYFDAIKSEDFINSPYNTRQDTFSDRVVRGSIQSSDGEVLAQTNVYEDGTEERTYPFSNIFAHAVGYDTNGKSGLESEANFQLLTSHSFFLEQMKNEFLGKKNQGDTVISSLNADLQTTAYNSLGDRRGAVVVLEPSTGRILAMVSKPDFDPNTIAQNWDTLVNDESNSSLLNRATNGAYPPGSTFKIVTALDYFRQKGSLEGYSYLCQGSITVDDHTIQCYNGTVHGQEDFYSAFAHSCNCAFADMGLGLGGDTLKSTAEDLLFNRALPLNSYKTSRFTLDKDSPNALVMQTSIGQGNTLVSPMHMALITSAIANDGVLMKPTMIDKIVNNSGDMVRETEKTEYKRLMTRNEANILGKLMKNVVENGTASALNGRGYTVAGKTGSAEFDENGSSHSWFVGYSNVDDPDIAIAVIVENGGTGSEAAVPIAADVFDAYYFD
- a CDS encoding GerW family sporulation protein codes for the protein MEKENNFKDTVNSLFKGMDGFVSAKTVVGDAIHVGDTIILPLVDVSFGVGAGAFEGDKKNNGGGGLAGKMSPCAVLVIQNGSTKLVNVKNQDGLTKVLDMVPDFVNRFAPGAGNAEDTDGKEE